A portion of the Novosphingobium sp. KA1 genome contains these proteins:
- a CDS encoding acetyl-CoA C-acetyltransferase — protein sequence MSEAWIIDTVRTPRSIGKMGKGALSQMHPEHLSATVLAALKERNGFDTADVDDVIWGVSAAIGLQGGDIGRMAALDAGYDVKAGGVTLNRFCGSSITATNLAAAMIMSGMSDLMVAGGMDMLSYANAHGMKMREAGLGSAGMGAGNPRLQAKHPQTNQGVAADAIAAMEGISRAELEALGAESQRRAALAIAEGRFARSTIAVKDDDGNVILDHEEYPRPDTTAESLAQLKPAFEMFYAMPSAPGGKTYLELVHQVYPDLDVKPVHHVGISSGVVDGASAILLASKDYAEKHGLKPRARIVAMAETGDCPTLMLNGPVPAARKVLAKAGLTKDQIDVWEVNEAFAVVVEKLIRDLDLDRAKVNPNGGSIALGHPIGATGAILIGTALDELERSGGRYGLVTMCAAGGMAPAVIIERI from the coding sequence GTGAGCGAAGCCTGGATCATCGACACCGTGCGCACCCCGCGCAGCATCGGCAAGATGGGCAAGGGAGCCCTTTCGCAGATGCACCCCGAGCATTTGTCGGCCACCGTGCTGGCCGCCCTGAAGGAGCGCAACGGCTTCGACACCGCCGACGTCGACGACGTAATCTGGGGCGTGTCCGCAGCCATCGGCCTGCAAGGCGGCGACATCGGCCGCATGGCCGCGCTCGATGCGGGGTATGACGTCAAGGCAGGCGGCGTCACGCTCAACCGCTTCTGCGGATCGAGCATCACCGCCACCAACCTCGCCGCCGCGATGATCATGTCGGGCATGTCGGACCTGATGGTGGCGGGCGGCATGGACATGCTCTCCTACGCCAATGCCCACGGCATGAAGATGCGCGAGGCCGGGCTCGGCAGCGCCGGCATGGGCGCGGGCAATCCCCGCCTCCAGGCCAAGCACCCGCAGACCAACCAGGGCGTTGCCGCCGATGCGATCGCGGCGATGGAGGGCATCAGCCGCGCGGAACTGGAAGCGCTCGGCGCCGAAAGCCAGCGCCGCGCCGCCCTTGCCATCGCCGAGGGCCGCTTCGCGCGGTCCACCATCGCGGTGAAGGACGATGACGGCAACGTGATCCTCGACCACGAGGAATATCCCCGACCGGACACCACCGCCGAAAGCCTCGCCCAGCTCAAGCCCGCGTTCGAGATGTTCTACGCCATGCCCTCCGCCCCCGGCGGCAAGACCTATCTGGAACTCGTCCACCAGGTCTACCCGGACCTCGACGTCAAGCCGGTCCACCACGTCGGCATTTCCTCGGGCGTGGTCGACGGCGCATCGGCGATCCTGCTCGCCTCGAAGGACTATGCCGAGAAGCATGGCCTCAAGCCGCGCGCGCGCATCGTCGCCATGGCCGAGACCGGCGACTGCCCGACCCTGATGCTCAACGGCCCGGTCCCGGCGGCAAGGAAGGTGCTCGCCAAGGCGGGTCTTACCAAGGACCAGATCGACGTCTGGGAAGTGAACGAGGCGTTTGCCGTCGTGGTCGAGAAGCTCATCCGCGATCTCGATCTCGACCGCGCCAAGGTGAACCCCAATGGCGGCTCGATCGCGCTGGGCCACCCGATCGGCGCGACCGGGGCAATCCTGATCGGCACCGCGCTCGACGAACTGGAACGCAGCGGCGGGCGTTATGGACTGGTGACGATGTGCGCGGCGGGCGGTATGGCCCCTGCCGTGATCATCGAGCGAATTTAA
- a CDS encoding MarR family winged helix-turn-helix transcriptional regulator, whose product MATEAEDKLTGKLGDVLNDKTESPRRQVSLRLTVIARLQRNNFDRLVTELNVTRSQWAMIAVVARYPGSTQRTVAEYLEMSEASAGRLIDRLCADGLLERRDRRDDRRARSVYVTDAAHPLLEKLGLIAAEAEGRMFAGFSDAEVEQMRDYLNRIYDNVSRG is encoded by the coding sequence GTGGCAACCGAGGCGGAAGACAAACTGACGGGCAAACTGGGCGATGTCCTCAACGACAAGACCGAGAGCCCGCGCCGCCAGGTGAGCCTGCGCTTGACAGTGATTGCCCGCCTGCAGCGCAACAATTTCGACCGGCTCGTCACCGAACTCAACGTCACCCGCTCGCAATGGGCGATGATCGCGGTGGTTGCGCGCTATCCCGGATCGACCCAGCGCACCGTCGCCGAATATCTGGAGATGTCGGAGGCCTCCGCCGGCCGCCTGATCGACCGCCTCTGCGCCGACGGCCTGCTCGAACGGCGCGACCGCCGGGACGACCGCCGCGCGCGTTCGGTCTACGTCACCGACGCCGCGCATCCGCTGCTCGAAAAGCTCGGGCTGATCGCCGCCGAAGCCGAGGGCCGGATGTTCGCCGGATTTTCGGACGCGGAAGTCGAACAGATGCGGGACTATCTCAACCGCATCTACGACAACGTCAGCCGCGGCTGA
- a CDS encoding CaiB/BaiF CoA-transferase family protein — MPTKVMQGVRVLEVAQFTFTPAAGAILADWGADVIKIEHPVRGDTQRGFLNMGGVKLDPLRHTLFEHPNRGKRSVGIDLSTTEGQELLYELARQCDVFLTNYLPQVRQKNRFDVEHIRAANPQIIYARGSAWGDKGPEREKGGFDGTAFWSRSGIADCMTPPELPGPLSQGMPAFGDSIGGMFIAGGISAALFHREKTGEATELDVSLMSTAAWASGANIAQVLETGVVSRNAMPTSGGSAKNPFMGNFWTADKRTINFCMVSPTGLIRDTFEHVGRPEAADDPRFADVLSLIENAEAASAILVEAFAEKPFAYWREHLKTMKGQWAPILTLLELAEDEQAIANDTVVEVEAADGGAPLKLVRGPVQFNGEALETTRSPQASEHTEIVLMEMGVDWDRIEDLKAKGAIA, encoded by the coding sequence ATGCCGACAAAGGTCATGCAGGGCGTGCGCGTCCTCGAAGTGGCGCAGTTCACGTTCACCCCCGCGGCCGGTGCGATCCTGGCCGACTGGGGCGCGGACGTCATCAAGATCGAACACCCCGTGCGCGGCGACACCCAGCGCGGCTTCCTCAACATGGGCGGGGTCAAGCTCGACCCGCTGCGTCACACCTTGTTCGAACACCCCAACCGCGGCAAGCGCAGCGTCGGCATCGACCTGTCCACCACGGAAGGCCAGGAACTGCTCTACGAACTGGCCCGGCAGTGCGACGTGTTCCTCACCAACTACCTGCCGCAGGTCCGCCAGAAGAACCGCTTCGACGTCGAGCACATCCGCGCCGCCAACCCGCAGATCATCTATGCGCGCGGCAGCGCCTGGGGCGACAAGGGGCCCGAGCGGGAAAAGGGCGGGTTCGACGGCACCGCATTCTGGTCGCGCAGCGGCATTGCCGACTGCATGACCCCGCCGGAACTGCCCGGCCCGCTGTCGCAGGGCATGCCCGCATTCGGCGATTCCATCGGCGGCATGTTCATCGCCGGCGGTATTTCCGCAGCCCTCTTCCACCGCGAGAAGACCGGCGAGGCCACCGAACTCGACGTCTCGCTGATGAGCACGGCCGCCTGGGCCTCGGGCGCGAACATCGCGCAAGTGCTGGAAACCGGCGTTGTCTCGCGCAACGCCATGCCGACCTCGGGCGGCAGCGCCAAGAACCCGTTCATGGGCAACTTCTGGACGGCCGACAAGCGCACCATCAACTTCTGCATGGTAAGCCCGACCGGCCTGATCCGCGACACGTTCGAGCATGTCGGACGCCCCGAGGCCGCCGACGATCCGCGCTTTGCCGACGTCCTCAGCCTGATCGAGAACGCCGAGGCCGCCAGCGCCATCCTGGTCGAGGCCTTTGCCGAAAAGCCCTTCGCCTACTGGCGCGAACACCTCAAGACCATGAAAGGCCAGTGGGCGCCGATCCTCACCCTGCTCGAACTGGCCGAGGACGAGCAGGCCATCGCCAACGACACCGTGGTCGAGGTCGAGGCCGCCGATGGCGGCGCGCCGCTCAAGCTGGTGCGCGGTCCGGTGCAGTTCAACGGCGAGGCCCTGGAAACCACGCGTTCGCCGCAGGCCTCGGAGCACACCGAGATCGTGCTCATGGAAATGGGCGTGGACTGGGACCGCATCGAGGACCTCAAGGCCAAGGGCGCGATCGCCTGA
- a CDS encoding class I adenylate-forming enzyme family protein yields the protein MNIALLLEMAAETAPDRVALVCDGRRWTYGDLLAAARGAFELIRQSEADYVALLDESSEAAVIAVFGAALAGVPYCPLNYRLPDADLAALLGRIAPALVIGDEERILRVAADQGHTVFSRGEFVLKAQETVPADEAREYDPGGDESGSGIAIQLFTSGTTAAPKAAILRHSNLLGYILGTVEFGSADEADAALVVVPPYHIAGISALLSSIYALRKIVMLPAFSPEGWLSLVAAETVTNAFVVPTMLARIIDAMEKGASGDVSSLRAVAYGGGKMPIEVIQKALERFPEAGFTNAYGLTETSSTIALLGPEDHREALASGDPQVRARLTSLGKPIPTVEIEIRGDNGEVLGPGEPGEIYVRGEQVSGEYKEKSALDAEGWFPTRDAGFIDEHGYLFLSGRADDVIVRGGENMSPGEIEDVLLTHPAIADACACAIPSVEWGETVGVAIVTREGHASPCATELKDLVRARLRSSRVPEKVVFVAELPYNEMGKLLRRKVKDVLAD from the coding sequence ATGAACATCGCGCTTCTTCTGGAAATGGCGGCGGAGACCGCGCCGGACCGCGTCGCGCTCGTCTGCGACGGACGGCGCTGGACTTATGGCGACCTGCTCGCTGCCGCGCGCGGCGCGTTCGAACTGATCCGCCAGAGCGAGGCCGACTATGTGGCCCTGCTCGACGAGAGCAGCGAAGCGGCGGTGATCGCGGTGTTCGGGGCCGCGCTGGCCGGCGTGCCCTATTGCCCGCTCAACTACCGCCTGCCCGATGCCGATCTCGCCGCCCTGCTCGGCCGCATCGCCCCGGCGCTGGTGATCGGCGACGAGGAACGCATCCTGCGCGTCGCCGCCGATCAGGGCCACACCGTGTTCTCGCGCGGGGAGTTCGTGCTCAAGGCGCAGGAAACCGTGCCCGCCGACGAAGCGCGTGAATACGATCCGGGGGGCGATGAATCCGGGAGCGGCATCGCGATCCAGCTCTTCACCAGCGGCACCACCGCCGCGCCGAAAGCCGCGATCCTGCGCCATTCCAACCTGCTCGGCTATATCCTGGGCACCGTCGAGTTCGGTTCGGCGGACGAGGCCGACGCCGCGCTCGTGGTGGTGCCGCCCTATCATATCGCAGGGATCTCGGCGCTGCTCTCCTCGATCTATGCGCTGCGCAAGATCGTGATGCTGCCGGCATTCTCGCCCGAGGGCTGGCTATCGCTGGTCGCGGCGGAAACCGTCACCAACGCCTTTGTCGTGCCCACCATGCTCGCACGGATCATCGATGCGATGGAAAAAGGCGCGAGCGGCGACGTTTCCTCACTGCGCGCCGTCGCCTATGGTGGCGGCAAGATGCCGATCGAAGTGATCCAGAAGGCGCTCGAACGTTTCCCCGAGGCGGGCTTTACCAATGCCTATGGCCTCACTGAAACCAGCTCGACCATCGCCCTGCTCGGCCCCGAGGACCACCGCGAGGCGCTGGCCTCGGGCGACCCGCAGGTCCGCGCCCGCCTCACCTCGCTCGGCAAGCCGATCCCGACCGTGGAGATCGAGATCCGCGGCGACAACGGCGAGGTGCTCGGCCCCGGAGAACCCGGCGAAATCTACGTGCGCGGCGAGCAGGTCTCGGGCGAATACAAGGAAAAGAGCGCGCTCGACGCCGAGGGCTGGTTCCCCACCCGCGATGCCGGTTTCATCGACGAGCATGGCTACCTGTTCCTCTCCGGGCGCGCGGACGACGTGATCGTGCGCGGCGGCGAGAACATGTCGCCGGGCGAGATCGAGGACGTCCTGCTGACGCACCCGGCCATCGCCGATGCCTGTGCCTGCGCGATCCCGTCGGTCGAATGGGGCGAGACCGTGGGCGTTGCGATCGTCACCCGCGAAGGCCACGCGTCGCCCTGCGCAACCGAGCTGAAGGACCTTGTCCGCGCCCGCCTGCGATCCTCGCGGGTGCCGGAGAAGGTCGTCTTCGTCGCCGAGCTGCCCTACAACGAAATGGGCAAGTTGCTGCGCCGCAAGGTCAAGGACGTCCTTGCCGACTGA
- a CDS encoding CoA transferase, which translates to MPTEGSARGPAIPLARWADRQLDALARDFGLPRLSGSTLLGERAAHGRYRIAGKVSAGLGGSRLLPTRDGNWFALTLIREIDRDLLPALFGDADLDAGDPAAIAAAVRRSDGAALLETGRLLGLPVALLDEQPVSPAIEVIARGPHRDRAPGHRPLVIDMSAIWAGPLAGHLLWQAGMEVVKVESRSRPDLIRRDDPATFDLINQGKASVLVDFASDAEKARLVALIRRADVVIESARPRALRHLGIDAQALVGEVPGLVWLSVTGHGASGEAANWVGIGNDCGVAGGLSRALAQACGTPGYVGDAIADPLTGIIGAGAVLHALRRGEAQRIGLSMSAITAMALAEERAFDAPRLEAELRAWGTAPGRPFPALQRRALRAPVRPLGADTAGYLPALAPC; encoded by the coding sequence TTGCCGACTGAGGGTTCAGCGCGCGGCCCGGCGATCCCGCTGGCTCGCTGGGCCGACCGGCAACTGGATGCGCTCGCCCGCGATTTCGGCCTGCCCCGTCTTTCCGGCTCGACCCTGCTGGGCGAACGCGCCGCCCATGGCCGCTATCGCATCGCCGGAAAGGTCTCCGCAGGGCTTGGCGGCAGCCGCCTGCTACCGACGCGTGACGGCAACTGGTTTGCCCTCACGCTGATCCGCGAGATCGACCGCGACCTCCTGCCCGCACTGTTCGGCGATGCCGACCTCGACGCGGGCGACCCTGCCGCGATTGCTGCGGCCGTGCGGCGCAGCGACGGCGCTGCGCTGCTCGAAACCGGACGGCTGCTGGGGCTGCCGGTAGCCCTGCTCGACGAACAGCCGGTCTCGCCTGCCATCGAGGTGATCGCGCGCGGCCCGCACCGCGACAGGGCCCCCGGCCATCGCCCCCTGGTGATCGACATGTCCGCCATCTGGGCCGGGCCGCTCGCCGGGCACCTGCTCTGGCAGGCGGGAATGGAGGTGGTGAAAGTCGAAAGCCGCTCCCGCCCCGACCTCATCCGCCGCGACGATCCGGCAACTTTCGATCTCATCAACCAGGGCAAGGCCAGCGTGCTGGTCGACTTTGCCAGCGACGCCGAAAAGGCCCGGCTGGTCGCCCTCATCCGCCGCGCCGACGTCGTCATCGAGAGTGCGCGCCCGCGCGCCCTGCGGCATCTCGGGATCGACGCGCAGGCGCTGGTGGGCGAAGTGCCGGGGCTGGTGTGGCTGTCCGTCACCGGCCATGGCGCCAGCGGGGAAGCGGCCAACTGGGTGGGCATCGGCAATGACTGCGGCGTTGCCGGGGGCCTCTCCCGCGCGCTGGCGCAAGCCTGCGGGACGCCCGGCTACGTCGGCGACGCCATCGCCGACCCGCTCACCGGGATCATCGGCGCGGGCGCGGTGCTGCACGCCTTGCGCCGCGGGGAGGCGCAGCGCATCGGCCTGTCGATGAGCGCGATAACCGCCATGGCACTGGCCGAGGAACGCGCCTTCGACGCGCCGCGGCTCGAAGCGGAACTGCGCGCCTGGGGCACTGCGCCCGGACGCCCCTTCCCGGCGCTGCAGCGCCGCGCCCTGCGCGCCCCCGTACGCCCGCTCGGCGCCGACACCGCAGGCTATCTGCCCGCGCTTGCGCCATGCTGA
- a CDS encoding amidohydrolase: protein MLIRGAAIHRHGTGDLRIDGGIIAAIGDLAPRPGEAVVEARGGALLPGLHDHHIHLAALAVRAASVECGPPAIRDRDDLARALSRPGTGWLRGFGLCESVLDGELPDAAALDRMVPDRPVRLQHRTGRMWLLNSAALDALLASNTPPPGLERIGGRFTGRLFDEDAWLQGALAAAPPGFAAISHDLARFGLTGVTDMSPRNDPLIAHHFACEISAGQLSQRLVVAGGLSLADAPCSGWRLGPAKLHLHEAALPDFDAACAWIAQAHAQGRGVAVHCVTEVELVFTLALFETAGARRGDRIEHASIVPADLAARMAALDLQACVQPHFVHRNGDRYLRDVEPHHHKNLYRLASLRRAGITLAGGSDAPYGSGDPWQAIRAAVLRSTLAGTPFTPDEALSPEDALALYLADPMDLSRQRQVTVGEAADLCLLGRPWHEARTRLSSADVRLTVVSGRIVHQSVDEPPFERLARCETPA, encoded by the coding sequence ATGCTGATCCGCGGCGCCGCCATCCACCGGCACGGCACCGGCGACCTGCGCATCGACGGCGGTATCATCGCCGCCATCGGCGATCTCGCCCCGCGCCCGGGCGAAGCGGTTGTCGAGGCGCGCGGCGGTGCCTTGCTGCCCGGCCTGCACGATCATCACATCCACCTGGCGGCGCTCGCGGTGCGTGCGGCCTCGGTCGAATGCGGCCCGCCCGCGATTCGGGACCGCGATGACCTCGCCCGCGCCCTCTCGCGTCCCGGCACCGGCTGGCTTCGCGGTTTCGGGCTCTGCGAAAGCGTGCTGGACGGCGAATTGCCCGATGCGGCGGCGCTCGATCGCATGGTGCCGGATCGCCCTGTCCGCCTGCAACATCGCACCGGCCGCATGTGGCTGCTGAACAGCGCCGCGCTGGACGCCTTGCTGGCGTCGAACACCCCGCCGCCCGGGCTTGAGCGGATCGGCGGCCGTTTCACCGGCCGCCTGTTCGACGAGGATGCCTGGCTGCAAGGCGCGCTGGCCGCCGCGCCGCCGGGCTTTGCGGCAATCAGCCACGATCTCGCGCGTTTCGGGCTCACCGGCGTGACCGATATGTCCCCCCGCAACGACCCGCTGATCGCGCACCATTTTGCCTGCGAAATCAGCGCCGGACAGCTTTCGCAGAGGCTCGTAGTGGCGGGCGGGCTGTCGCTGGCGGATGCGCCCTGCAGCGGCTGGCGGCTGGGGCCTGCAAAGCTCCACCTGCACGAAGCCGCATTGCCCGACTTCGACGCGGCATGCGCCTGGATCGCCCAGGCCCACGCCCAGGGACGCGGCGTTGCCGTGCACTGCGTGACCGAAGTGGAACTGGTCTTCACGCTGGCCCTGTTCGAAACCGCGGGTGCCCGGCGAGGCGACCGGATCGAACATGCCTCGATCGTTCCCGCCGATCTCGCGGCGCGCATGGCCGCGCTGGACCTGCAGGCCTGCGTGCAGCCGCACTTCGTTCACCGGAACGGCGATCGCTACTTGCGCGACGTCGAGCCGCATCACCACAAGAACCTCTACCGGCTGGCCTCGCTGCGGCGGGCGGGCATCACGCTGGCGGGGGGAAGCGACGCGCCTTACGGCAGCGGCGATCCCTGGCAGGCGATCCGCGCCGCCGTGCTGCGCAGCACGCTTGCAGGCACCCCCTTCACGCCGGACGAGGCGCTCTCTCCCGAGGACGCGCTGGCACTCTACCTCGCCGATCCGATGGACCTTTCCCGCCAGCGACAGGTGACCGTGGGCGAAGCCGCCGACCTGTGCCTGCTCGGCCGCCCCTGGCACGAGGCCCGCACGCGGCTGAGCAGCGCGGACGTCCGCCTCACGGTCGTGTCAGGCCGGATCGTCCACCAGAGCGTCGACGAGCCCCCATTCGAGCGCCTCGCGCGCTGCGAAACGCCGGCCTGA
- a CDS encoding enoyl-CoA hydratase/isomerase family protein, giving the protein MQVEGLTFAGAGLYDSAVQSGAPIAFVDLTREAGDLPDMLLPPCPVIGIGAREHPLASRLDACLEPRFDAAQLVDAASAQPLAAAVVAQLLRLLPSLSIDDGLTAESLAYATLQGSEAHRRWIGARVTPDSPAAAGRVVLARGGDVLTVTLDRPAAGNAIDRTMRDELREAFVLAGIDRSISRIVLRGNGKAFCLGADLGEFGTTRDPAEAHRLRGLTLPAREAARCRDRFEVRIDGACIGAGLEIAAFAAHVAATRRSWFQLPELAMGILPGAGGCVSLSRRIGRQRALLMILSGRRFAAREALEWGLVDALVDDPA; this is encoded by the coding sequence ATGCAGGTGGAGGGACTGACATTCGCCGGAGCCGGGCTGTACGATTCGGCGGTGCAGTCCGGCGCGCCGATCGCTTTTGTAGATCTGACGCGCGAAGCCGGGGACCTGCCGGACATGCTCCTGCCGCCATGTCCGGTGATCGGGATCGGCGCACGCGAGCATCCGCTGGCATCGCGGCTCGATGCCTGTCTCGAACCGCGCTTCGATGCGGCGCAGCTGGTGGATGCCGCCTCGGCCCAGCCGCTCGCCGCGGCCGTCGTCGCCCAGTTGCTGCGGCTTCTCCCGTCGCTTTCGATCGATGACGGGCTGACGGCGGAATCGCTTGCCTATGCAACCTTGCAGGGCAGCGAGGCGCATCGCCGCTGGATCGGCGCGCGGGTCACCCCGGACAGTCCGGCCGCGGCGGGGCGGGTCGTGCTGGCGCGCGGCGGCGACGTGCTGACGGTGACGCTCGATCGTCCCGCCGCGGGCAACGCCATCGACCGCACCATGCGCGACGAACTGCGCGAGGCTTTCGTGCTCGCGGGCATCGACAGGAGCATTTCCCGCATCGTGCTGCGGGGCAATGGCAAGGCCTTCTGCCTTGGCGCGGATCTTGGCGAGTTCGGCACGACCCGCGATCCTGCCGAGGCCCATCGCCTTCGCGGGCTGACCCTTCCGGCCAGGGAGGCGGCCCGCTGCCGCGACCGTTTCGAAGTCCGGATCGACGGGGCCTGCATCGGCGCGGGGCTGGAGATCGCGGCGTTTGCCGCCCATGTCGCGGCGACGCGGCGTTCGTGGTTCCAGCTTCCCGAACTGGCGATGGGCATTCTTCCGGGGGCGGGCGGCTGCGTCTCGCTCAGCCGCCGGATCGGGCGGCAGCGCGCCTTGCTGATGATCCTGTCAGGCCGGCGTTTCGCAGCGCGCGAGGCGCTCGAATGGGGGCTCGTCGACGCTCTGGTGGACGATCCGGCCTGA
- a CDS encoding helix-turn-helix domain-containing protein, translating to MPGKTTSSNKAKIARRVIEVLEYFDDAHREATVMDIVRRYNRPQSSTSELLSSLVELGLLHKDPYSRAYSLTPRAALIGTSGQPELVRDGRIVRLMDRLVAQTGLSVALHAMVGLDVQIVNWRHGPRALAATRELSGGIKEPLAQNAAGLLMLSTVARQRCEGMVRRLNAEASELNKFAFADMMARIDSCRDPRYVFGPAGFGSGAESLCGLVPRQPDGHPLVISLIYGKDDKVNPEALLQSLSDAMRKCLPDPVVIAEPEQLPHAA from the coding sequence ATGCCTGGAAAGACCACGTCATCGAACAAGGCCAAGATCGCACGCCGCGTGATCGAAGTGCTCGAATATTTCGACGATGCGCACCGTGAAGCCACCGTCATGGACATCGTGCGCCGCTACAACCGCCCGCAGTCGAGCACGTCGGAACTGCTCTCCAGCCTGGTCGAGCTCGGCCTGCTTCACAAGGACCCTTACTCGCGCGCCTACAGCCTGACGCCGCGCGCCGCGCTGATCGGCACCTCGGGCCAGCCCGAGCTGGTGCGCGACGGCCGCATCGTGCGCCTGATGGACCGCCTGGTCGCCCAGACCGGCCTTTCGGTCGCGCTCCATGCCATGGTCGGGCTCGACGTCCAGATCGTCAACTGGCGCCACGGCCCGCGCGCCCTTGCCGCCACGCGGGAGCTTTCGGGCGGCATCAAGGAACCGCTGGCCCAGAACGCCGCTGGCCTGCTGATGCTCTCGACCGTGGCCCGCCAGCGCTGCGAAGGCATGGTGCGCCGCCTCAATGCCGAAGCCAGCGAACTCAACAAGTTCGCCTTTGCCGACATGATGGCCCGCATCGATAGCTGCCGCGATCCGCGTTACGTGTTCGGCCCGGCGGGCTTCGGCAGCGGCGCGGAATCGCTCTGCGGCCTTGTCCCGCGCCAGCCCGACGGCCACCCGCTCGTCATCAGCCTGATCTACGGCAAGGACGACAAGGTGAACCCGGAAGCCCTGCTCCAGTCGCTCAGCGACGCGATGCGCAAGTGCCTGCCGGATCCCGTCGTGATCGCCGAACCGGAACAACTGCCCCACGCAGCCTGA
- a CDS encoding amidohydrolase family protein: MEMNDMVLISVDDHISEPPDLFRNHLSGAALESAPRLIQDENGKDLWVYQGQKFPSVGLNAVVGRPFEEYGMEPTSLDQLRAGCYDVHERIKDMDVNGIAASLNFGSVFDFAGGRLHRVPDRDLAKVHVSAYNDWHIDEWCGAYPGRFIPCAILPTWDMDATIAELKRVSAKGCHTVSISENPTCQGLPSIHNAYWDPFYKAINDLDMTICLHIGGGNPAPHASMETPIEAWISTMPMSIAYAASDWLQLEALHRYPDMRIALSEGSIGWVPYFTERADFSNWRHKAWTNSRFQKMKPSEMFRRHFLNCFIDDAFGLQNIQFIGEDNIAYECDYPHSDTLWPEVPEHLWPSIKHLTETQIDKITHGNAMRWFRFDPFRHHARAELTVGALRQRAKAEGVDTSAKSSAGERPVEEGDTRPVTSGDIMKMFMRHEDTDRTARMHRQEA, translated from the coding sequence ATGGAAATGAACGACATGGTGCTGATCAGCGTCGACGATCACATCAGCGAGCCGCCCGACCTGTTCCGGAACCATCTTTCCGGCGCTGCGCTGGAATCCGCGCCCAGGCTGATCCAGGACGAGAACGGCAAGGACTTGTGGGTCTACCAGGGCCAGAAGTTCCCTTCGGTGGGCCTCAACGCCGTGGTCGGCCGTCCTTTCGAGGAATACGGCATGGAGCCGACCTCGCTCGATCAGCTGCGCGCCGGTTGTTATGACGTGCACGAGCGTATCAAGGACATGGACGTCAACGGCATCGCCGCCTCGCTCAACTTCGGCTCGGTGTTCGACTTCGCCGGTGGCCGCCTTCACCGCGTGCCCGACCGCGATCTCGCGAAAGTCCACGTCAGCGCCTACAACGACTGGCATATCGACGAATGGTGCGGCGCCTATCCGGGGCGCTTCATTCCCTGCGCGATCCTGCCGACCTGGGACATGGACGCGACCATCGCCGAGCTGAAGCGCGTCTCCGCCAAGGGCTGCCACACCGTCTCGATCAGCGAGAACCCCACCTGCCAGGGCCTGCCGAGCATCCACAACGCCTATTGGGACCCGTTCTACAAGGCGATCAACGATCTCGACATGACGATCTGCCTGCACATCGGCGGCGGCAATCCGGCGCCCCATGCCTCGATGGAAACGCCGATCGAGGCGTGGATCTCGACGATGCCGATGTCGATCGCCTATGCCGCCTCGGACTGGCTCCAGCTGGAGGCGCTGCACCGGTATCCGGACATGCGCATCGCGCTGTCGGAAGGTTCGATCGGCTGGGTGCCCTACTTCACGGAGCGGGCGGACTTCTCGAACTGGCGGCACAAGGCCTGGACCAACTCGCGCTTCCAGAAAATGAAGCCCAGCGAGATGTTCAGGCGGCATTTCCTCAACTGCTTCATCGACGATGCCTTCGGCCTCCAGAACATCCAGTTCATCGGCGAGGACAACATCGCCTACGAGTGCGACTATCCGCATTCCGACACGCTCTGGCCGGAAGTGCCCGAGCATCTCTGGCCTTCGATCAAGCACCTGACCGAAACGCAGATCGACAAGATCACGCACGGGAATGCGATGCGCTGGTTCCGGTTCGATCCCTTCCGGCACCATGCCCGCGCCGAGCTGACCGTCGGCGCGCTGCGGCAGCGGGCGAAGGCGGAAGGCGTCGATACCAGCGCCAAGTCTTCCGCCGGTGAACGTCCGGTGGAGGAGGGGGATACCCGGCCGGTCACTTCGGGCGACATCATGAAGATGTTCATGCGCCACGAAGATACCGACCGCACCGCGCGCATGCACCGGCAGGAGGCCTGA